One genomic segment of Stigmatopora argus isolate UIUO_Sarg chromosome 1, RoL_Sarg_1.0, whole genome shotgun sequence includes these proteins:
- the eps8l3b gene encoding epidermal growth factor receptor kinase substrate 8-like protein 3b: protein MLGNSRPFSYSPRGFPPEEFPQSKWTFQQDDSRRSSPQSSQRSVPRPTAKSIYMQRKEYSESLSRQSENINVRVEHVLTCELDGQQLTAVDDCLTKLKKLNAQGRLWCQLMIMEVQGAYLLLRDTENKAELEALQLLNIQQTKAVLDSCAYDSLLLITVRERGKRFPQVLIFQCEEMGADLLKSDLDKCIQRGSGFVEPRREQVVNRAHLDNLIGLQAEVGGPQVRNQAPVPQWTERDPDIPPPPGFHAPRDDGSHRQRDLSGPRRSHEVAELTDVERNTEILNHILNDLEVFLGKVLAPPTETTPQINESKKKRLKVKKQKNKSPVVSLPPAQECISCLQKIKYGFNLLGQLDGLLVNTSASDYVHYLFNSLATILPHYHSDLPSSVISPLPTEASLRLLKQTVSPEEDRLWRSLGNSWNIPRSRWPDDDIPPYVPEFYDRWSPPPPPGPVRLPPPNNPVSRSGSRRLPNDERAEEGGDNMRVMYDFVARNSRELSVFKGEVVEVVQRSKQWWLVRNNGGVEGNVPQYVLEPPRSERRSPPRAPPTLDTASSPAEVRAWLHYKGFSKITVASLGVLNGDMLLQMSKEDMRTVCPEEGAKVFFHLQAVKSAIALSSESSYDIHQI from the exons ATGTTGGGAAATTCTCGTCCCTTTTCTTACTCTCCAcg GGGTTTCCCACCAGAAGAATTTCCTCAGTCCAAGTGGACTTTCCAACAAGATGATTCCAGGAGGTCCTCGCCTCAGAGCTCTCAGAGAAGCGTGCCCAGACCGACTGCCAAATCCATATACA TGCAAAGAAAGGAGTACTCTGAGTCCCTGAGCAGGCAGTCTGAAAATATTAACGTCAGAGTGGAG CACGTACTCACCTGCGAACTGGACGGCCAGCAACTGACCGCAGTGGACGACTGCCTGACCAAGCTCAAGAAGTTGAACGCCCAAGGTCGGCTGTGGTGCCAGCTGATGATCATGGAGGTCCAAGGGGCGTACCTGCTGCTCCGTGACACCGAGAACAAA GCTGAGCTGGAGGCACTCCAGCTGCTCAACATACAACAAACCAAAGCTGTGTTGGACAGTTGCGCTTACGACTCGTTGCTGCTGATCACCGTCAGAGAACGTGGCAAGCGCTTCCCCCAGGTTCTTATTTTCCAGTGTGAGGAGATGGGG GCAGACCTTCTCAAAAGCGACCTAGATAAATGTATCCAACGGGGAAGCGGTTTTGTGGAACCACGCAGGGAGCAGGTGGTCAATAG ggCTCACCTTGATAACCTTATTGGCCTACAAGCTGAAGTCGGTGGTCCGCAAGTGAGAAACCAAGCGCCGGTCCCGCAATGGACTGAAAGAGACCCCG acatacctcctcctcctgGTTTTCACGCCCCGCGAGATGACGGCAGTCACCGCCAGCGTGATCTGAGCGGACCCCGCAGGAGCCACGAGGTCGCCGAACTGACAGATGTTGAGAGGAACACG GAGATCTTAAACCACATTTTGAATGATCTGGAAGTGTTCCTGGGCAAGGTGTTGGCTCCGCCCACGGAGACGACCCCACAGATCAacgaaagcaaaaagaaaaggctgaaggttaaaaagcaaaaaaacaagagtCCAG TTGTCAGCCTGCCACCTGCTCAGGAATGCATCTCCTGTCTTCAAAAGATTAAATATGGATTCAATCTGTTG GGTCAGCTGGATGGCTTGCTGGTCAACACCAGTGCTTCGGACTATGTCCACTACCTCTTCAACAGTTTAGCCACC ATCTTGCCTCACTACCACTCCGACCTGCCCTCCAGCGTGATCTCCCCTTTGCCGACTGAGGCGTCCTTACGGCTGCTCAAGCAAACGGTTAGCCCAGAGGAGGACCGCCTCTGGCGCTCTCTCGGAAACAGCTGGAACATTCCCAG ATCTCGATGGCCCGATGATGACATTCCGCCCTACGTGCCCGAATTCTACGACAGGtggagcccgccgccgccgcccggccCCGTCCGACTCCCTCCTCCGAACAACCCGGTGAGCAGGAGTGGCAGCCGGCGCTTACCGAACGACGAGCGCGCCGAGGAAGGTGGCGACAACATGCGTGTCATGTACGACTTTGTGGCTCGCAACAGCCGAGAACTCAGTGTCTTTAAGGGCGAAGTTGTCGAG GTGGTTCAGAGGTCCAAGCAATGGTGGCTTGTGCGTAACAATGGCGGGGTGGAAGGAAATGTTCCTCAGTATGTTCTGGAGCCCCCGAGGAGCGAACGTAGG AGTCCGCCTCGGGCCCCTCCGACTCTCGACACGGCGTCTTCGCCCGCTGAGGTCAGAGCGTGGCTGCACTACAAAGGCTTCTCCAAAAT AACCGTGGCCAGTCTCGGGGTGCTGAATGGGGACATGTTGCTGCAGATGAGCAAGGAGGACATGAGGACCGTGTGCCCAGAAGAAGGAGCCAAGGTCTTCTTCCATCTTCAGGCCGTTAAATCAGCAATCGCG CTTTCCAGCGAATCATCCTACGACATCCACCAAATATAA